One Natrinema longum genomic window carries:
- the ubaA gene encoding SAMP-activating enzyme E1 yields MSDLRLDATQLDRYSRHVIMDEIGPEGQQRLLESSVLVVGAGGLGSPAIQYLAAAGVGRLGIVDDDVVERSNLQRQIVHGDADVGRPKVESAADYVTALNPDIDVETHEVRVTADTVADLVAEYDVVLDASDNFATRYLLNDHCVLTETPLFHGAIYRFEGQITSFTNDRGSRDDSPPCYRCLFPEAPEPGTVPDCATTGVLGVLPGTVGCIQATEVVKYLLGKGDLLEGRLLLYDAMGMSFEEVPVQPNPACPVCGDDPEIESVSDVAYEGTCEISAD; encoded by the coding sequence ATGAGCGACCTGCGCCTCGACGCAACGCAACTCGATCGCTACTCGAGACACGTCATCATGGACGAGATCGGTCCCGAGGGCCAACAGCGGCTGCTCGAGAGTTCCGTTCTGGTCGTCGGCGCGGGCGGCCTCGGCTCGCCGGCGATCCAGTATCTCGCCGCCGCCGGGGTCGGCCGGCTGGGGATCGTCGACGACGACGTCGTCGAGCGCTCGAACCTGCAACGACAGATCGTCCACGGCGACGCCGACGTCGGGCGACCGAAAGTCGAGAGCGCCGCCGACTACGTGACGGCACTGAATCCCGACATCGACGTCGAGACCCACGAGGTCCGCGTTACGGCCGACACGGTCGCCGACCTCGTCGCGGAGTACGACGTCGTCCTGGACGCCAGCGACAACTTCGCGACCCGCTACCTGCTCAACGACCACTGCGTCCTCACCGAGACGCCGCTGTTCCACGGCGCGATCTACCGCTTCGAAGGACAGATCACGTCGTTTACGAACGACCGCGGCAGTCGCGACGACTCGCCCCCGTGTTATCGGTGTCTCTTCCCCGAGGCCCCCGAACCCGGCACCGTCCCCGACTGTGCCACGACGGGCGTCCTCGGCGTCCTCCCCGGCACCGTCGGCTGTATCCAGGCCACGGAGGTCGTCAAGTACTTGCTCGGGAAGGGCGACCTCCTCGAGGGTCGCCTCCTGCTGTACGACGCGATGGGCATGAGTTTCGAGGAAGTGCCGGTCCAGCCGAACCCGGCGTGTCCGGTCTGTGGCGACGACCCCGAGATCGAGTCCGTCTCGGACGTGGCCTACGAGGGAACCTGCGAGATTTCGGCCGACTGA